One stretch of Acidobacteriota bacterium DNA includes these proteins:
- a CDS encoding methylmalonyl-CoA mutase family protein: MSTTDLTNRLDEAEHEWKERTLEPALKRSPEPKKSFTTVSLTPVDRLYTPSSVPDFDYETELGFPGEPPYTRGIHPTGYRGKLWTMRQFAGFGSAYDTNQRFKYLLEQGQTGLSVAFDLPTLMGYDSDHPFSEGEVGKCGVAISSLADMEVLFDGIPLEQVTTSMTINAPASMIFAMFLAAAERQGADWKKLGGTLQNDILKEYIAQKEWIYPPRPSMRLITDTIEFCTKEAPRFNPISISGYHIREAGSTALQELAFTLRDGIEYVQYAIDAGMDVDDFVPRLSFFFNAHNDFFEEIAKYRAARRIWHKVMTERFGARNPRSWKLRFHTQTAGVSLTAQQPLNNIVRVAIQALAGVLGGTQSLHTDAYDEALALPSGEAALIALRTQQIIAHESGVVNTVDPLGGSYFLEKLTRDMEEGTFEYFRRIDDFGGMVEAIEAGFPQREMQDASYEFQKAVESCDKIIVGVNDYVMQDEAAQVNLLQIDESVAELQAERLKKLRSERDNARVAQTLKALADGARSGENTMPLLLDCVRAYATLGEMCDALRPVFGEYQEPAF; the protein is encoded by the coding sequence ATGAGCACGACCGATTTGACAAACCGTCTCGATGAGGCCGAACACGAATGGAAAGAGCGCACGCTTGAACCGGCGCTGAAGCGGTCGCCCGAACCCAAAAAGAGCTTCACGACCGTTTCCCTGACGCCCGTCGATCGGCTGTACACTCCAAGCAGCGTGCCCGATTTCGACTACGAAACCGAGCTTGGTTTTCCCGGCGAGCCGCCTTACACGCGCGGCATTCACCCGACCGGGTATCGCGGAAAGCTGTGGACGATGCGCCAGTTCGCGGGCTTCGGTTCGGCTTACGATACCAATCAACGATTCAAGTATCTGTTGGAACAAGGTCAGACCGGGCTGTCGGTCGCGTTCGATTTGCCGACGTTGATGGGATACGACTCCGACCATCCGTTCAGCGAAGGCGAGGTCGGAAAGTGCGGCGTCGCCATCTCGAGCCTCGCCGACATGGAAGTGCTGTTCGATGGAATTCCCCTCGAACAGGTCACAACCTCGATGACTATCAACGCGCCGGCGTCGATGATCTTCGCGATGTTTCTGGCAGCGGCGGAGCGGCAAGGGGCGGACTGGAAAAAGCTTGGCGGCACGCTTCAGAACGACATACTAAAGGAGTACATCGCTCAGAAGGAATGGATCTATCCGCCGCGGCCTTCGATGCGGCTGATCACCGACACGATCGAGTTCTGCACGAAAGAGGCGCCGCGATTCAATCCGATTTCGATCTCGGGCTATCACATTCGAGAAGCGGGCTCGACGGCGCTTCAAGAACTTGCGTTCACGCTCCGCGATGGGATCGAGTATGTGCAGTACGCCATAGACGCGGGGATGGACGTTGACGATTTCGTCCCTCGGCTCAGTTTCTTTTTCAATGCCCACAACGACTTCTTTGAAGAGATAGCGAAGTACCGGGCGGCGCGTCGAATCTGGCACAAGGTGATGACCGAGCGGTTCGGCGCCAGGAACCCTCGTTCCTGGAAACTGCGCTTTCATACTCAAACTGCCGGTGTTTCGCTTACGGCCCAGCAGCCGTTGAACAACATCGTTCGGGTGGCGATTCAAGCGCTTGCGGGCGTGCTTGGAGGAACTCAGTCGCTGCACACCGATGCTTACGATGAAGCGCTTGCGTTGCCTTCGGGCGAAGCGGCTTTGATTGCGTTGCGCACTCAACAGATCATCGCGCACGAATCGGGAGTGGTGAACACGGTTGACCCGCTCGGTGGATCGTACTTCCTCGAGAAGCTCACGCGCGACATGGAAGAAGGGACGTTCGAATACTTCCGCAGGATCGATGACTTCGGTGGAATGGTCGAAGCGATCGAGGCGGGCTTCCCGCAGCGCGAGATGCAGGACGCATCTTACGAGTTCCAGAAAGCAGTGGAGTCCTGCGACAAGATCATTGTCGGCGTAAACGACTACGTGATGCAGGATGAGGCTGCTCAGGTGAACCTGCTTCAGATCGATGAGTCGGTGGCCGAGCTTCAAGCCGAGCGGTTAAAGAAACTGCGCTCGGAACGCGACAACGCAAGGGTCGCGCAGACACTGAAGGCTTTGGCGGACGGCGCGCGCTCGGGTGAAAACACGATGCCGCTGCTGTTGGATTGCGTGCGAGCTTACGCGACGCTCGGCGAGATGTGCGACGCGCTCAGACCGGTTTTTGGTGAGTATCAAGAGCCGGCGTTCTGA
- a CDS encoding rhodanese-like domain-containing protein — translation MTTETSQAFAPTRITAEELKERMNRAEQFTILDTRNPKAWSEAETKLPGALRIAADELEKHLDKIPRDRTVITYCT, via the coding sequence ATGACTACAGAAACCAGTCAGGCGTTCGCGCCGACCAGAATCACGGCTGAAGAGCTGAAGGAACGAATGAACCGCGCCGAGCAATTCACGATTCTCGACACCCGAAATCCCAAGGCATGGAGCGAAGCCGAAACCAAACTCCCGGGCGCTCTGCGAATCGCCGCCGACGAGTTGGAGAAACACCTGGACAAAATTCCACGCGATCGAACGGTCATTACCTACTGCACGTGA
- a CDS encoding addiction module protein, with the protein MQSSVVDLFNKAADLSEEDRATLAGLLIESLDTEIDEGVEQAWQAEVQRRLSELDSGSVKTVPWESVRARILKRHHDSQG; encoded by the coding sequence ATGCAATCGTCAGTTGTTGACCTGTTCAACAAAGCGGCCGACCTGTCGGAGGAAGACCGCGCAACTCTGGCCGGGTTGCTCATCGAGAGTTTGGATACAGAGATAGACGAAGGCGTCGAACAGGCCTGGCAAGCAGAAGTTCAGCGACGGCTTTCAGAGTTGGATTCTGGCTCAGTGAAAACGGTGCCCTGGGAATCGGTTCGAGCCCGAATTCTCAAGCGGCATCATGACTCACAAGGTTGA
- a CDS encoding pitrilysin family protein — translation MKRAKTFLMLYLACLLVVPTAAQQARKIKLDFKDVKLKNGLRVLIVEDHTAPVVSVAITYDVGSRNERQGRTGFAHLFEHMMFTGSENVGKNEYSLLIDTNGGGNNATTNEDRTLYFAVVPSNQLDMVLFLEADRMRNLDVTQDNLDGQRNAVQEERRLRLDNQPYGKTSEKFQETMYDNFAYKHSVIGSMDDLNAASLQDVKDFFRIYYAPNNAALALVGDVKAGVALARIKNYFEAIPSQPAAPKVDTAEPEQTAERRFTVDDPLARLPQIIMGYKGIVSNTPDFFAMQVLSQALAGGQSSRLFQKLVKEKELVTGVGGFTNELRGVGFYQITATLAPGKKIEDVEAVINEEIARLQREPIADWELDKAKNTSRRGSIQALQSSLGTAIRLTQFAVFHNDPGLINAQFEKIAAVTKQDVQRVANKYLKATNRTVGITMPQAKAPGSAPATK, via the coding sequence ATGAAAAGAGCCAAGACTTTTCTGATGCTTTATCTCGCGTGTCTTCTGGTCGTACCGACGGCCGCGCAGCAGGCGAGGAAAATCAAACTAGACTTCAAGGACGTTAAACTGAAAAACGGCCTGCGTGTTTTGATCGTCGAAGATCACACCGCGCCGGTCGTGTCAGTCGCGATCACCTACGACGTAGGCTCGCGCAATGAGCGGCAGGGCCGCACCGGGTTCGCTCACCTGTTCGAGCATATGATGTTCACCGGCTCGGAGAATGTCGGCAAGAACGAATACTCTCTTCTGATTGATACGAACGGCGGCGGGAACAACGCTACCACGAACGAGGATCGCACCTTGTACTTCGCGGTGGTGCCGTCGAATCAGCTCGACATGGTTCTGTTTCTTGAAGCCGATCGCATGCGCAATCTGGACGTGACTCAGGACAACCTCGACGGTCAGCGAAACGCCGTACAAGAAGAACGCCGGCTGCGGCTCGACAATCAGCCCTACGGCAAGACGTCGGAGAAGTTTCAAGAGACGATGTATGACAACTTCGCCTACAAGCACTCGGTCATCGGCTCGATGGACGACCTGAACGCGGCGAGCCTGCAGGATGTGAAAGACTTCTTCCGCATCTATTACGCGCCCAACAACGCCGCGCTTGCGCTGGTCGGCGACGTCAAAGCCGGCGTGGCGCTGGCGAGGATCAAGAATTATTTTGAAGCGATCCCCTCGCAGCCCGCTGCTCCAAAGGTAGACACCGCGGAGCCTGAGCAGACCGCCGAGCGGCGATTCACCGTGGACGACCCGCTCGCTCGCTTGCCGCAAATCATCATGGGGTATAAGGGAATCGTCAGCAACACACCCGATTTCTTTGCGATGCAGGTGCTCAGTCAGGCGCTCGCCGGCGGACAAAGCTCACGACTCTTTCAGAAGCTGGTGAAAGAGAAGGAACTGGTCACCGGCGTGGGCGGATTCACGAACGAGTTGCGCGGCGTCGGGTTTTATCAGATCACTGCGACGCTTGCGCCCGGCAAGAAGATTGAAGACGTGGAAGCCGTGATCAACGAAGAGATCGCCCGGCTTCAGCGAGAGCCAATCGCCGATTGGGAGTTGGACAAGGCCAAGAACACTTCGCGCCGCGGCTCGATTCAGGCGCTGCAAAGCTCGCTGGGCACGGCGATCCGGCTGACTCAATTCGCGGTCTTCCACAACGATCCCGGCCTGATCAACGCTCAGTTCGAAAAGATAGCCGCCGTCACTAAACAAGACGTGCAGCGCGTCGCCAACAAGTACCTCAAGGCGACAAACCGCACCGTCGGAATCACGATGCCGCAGGCAAAAGCTCCAGGCTCGGCGCCCGCGACGAAATGA
- a CDS encoding pitrilysin family protein: MKRIISKSKRALAAAIVMAAATVLCAAQAPKPASKSLVIKGKTPISKEVLKVKLPRAYETKLSNGMQVIVLESHKLPTFAMQMVVLSGGLADPADQHGAAQATSASLREGTKTRTSKQIAEQVDSLGASLSATSGLSSINSLVSASGLTDNFDQIMELFADVILNPSFPADELNKFKTRALAQLRAQRAQPGFLANEMFNKVMYGSHPASRISLAADEIQRLTPEVLQKFHAIHYKPNNAIFAIVGDVKPAEIVAKLEKTFGSWQRGDVPPTNIPKVSETSAAKIYVINRVPSVQTNLTLGNLSIERTDPDYYALRVMDQVVGGGASARLFLNLREDKGYTYGAYSGFSAFKYRGTFRADTQVRTEVTKGSMDELMYEIKRIRDEKVEPEEFDRAKRTIIGGFALQLESPPQLVNNIITQKLYGLPADYWDTYTLKIAAITPDDVQRVAKKYLDLGHLQIIAVGDASKIADMLKQYGTVEIYDSEGKPVKSS, from the coding sequence ATGAAAAGAATAATTTCAAAATCGAAACGCGCGCTGGCGGCGGCAATCGTGATGGCGGCCGCAACCGTGCTTTGCGCGGCACAGGCTCCGAAGCCGGCGTCAAAGAGTCTGGTCATCAAGGGCAAAACGCCGATCAGCAAAGAAGTGTTGAAGGTAAAACTGCCGCGAGCCTACGAAACCAAACTCAGCAACGGCATGCAAGTGATCGTGCTCGAGTCGCATAAGCTGCCCACCTTTGCCATGCAAATGGTTGTATTGAGTGGCGGATTGGCTGATCCCGCGGATCAGCACGGAGCCGCGCAGGCCACGTCTGCATCGCTGCGCGAAGGAACGAAGACGCGCACCAGCAAGCAAATCGCTGAGCAAGTCGACTCGCTGGGCGCATCGCTATCGGCAACCTCGGGGCTTTCATCGATCAACAGCCTGGTCAGCGCTTCGGGGTTGACCGACAACTTCGATCAAATCATGGAGTTGTTCGCGGATGTCATACTCAATCCGAGCTTTCCTGCTGACGAACTCAACAAGTTCAAGACGCGCGCCCTCGCTCAGCTTCGAGCGCAGCGCGCGCAGCCCGGGTTTCTGGCCAATGAGATGTTCAACAAGGTGATGTATGGCTCTCACCCGGCATCTCGCATATCGCTCGCCGCGGATGAGATTCAACGCCTCACGCCGGAGGTCCTGCAGAAGTTCCACGCCATTCACTACAAACCAAACAACGCGATCTTCGCCATCGTCGGGGATGTCAAACCGGCGGAGATCGTCGCCAAACTCGAGAAGACTTTTGGGTCCTGGCAGCGCGGCGACGTGCCGCCGACCAACATACCCAAAGTGAGCGAGACCAGCGCCGCGAAGATCTACGTGATTAACCGCGTCCCCTCGGTACAGACGAATCTGACCTTAGGCAATCTCTCGATTGAGCGCACGGACCCGGATTACTATGCGCTTCGAGTGATGGACCAGGTAGTCGGCGGCGGCGCAAGCGCGCGGCTGTTCTTGAACTTGCGCGAGGACAAAGGGTACACCTACGGCGCGTACAGCGGATTCTCGGCGTTCAAGTATCGGGGCACTTTCCGCGCGGACACTCAGGTGCGCACGGAAGTGACCAAAGGCTCGATGGACGAATTGATGTACGAGATCAAGCGCATCCGCGACGAGAAGGTTGAGCCCGAGGAGTTCGATCGAGCCAAGCGCACGATCATCGGCGGCTTCGCTTTGCAGCTCGAATCGCCGCCGCAGCTCGTCAATAACATCATCACCCAGAAGCTCTACGGTTTGCCCGCCGACTACTGGGACACCTACACGCTCAAGATTGCGGCAATCACACCGGATGACGTGCAGCGGGTGGCGAAGAAATATCTCGACCTGGGCCATCTGCAAATCATCGCGGTCGGCGATGCCAGCAAAATCGCCGACATGCTCAAGCAGTATGGCACGGTCGAGATTTACGACAGTGAAGGAAAGCCGGTGAAATCATCGTGA